One window from the genome of Pungitius pungitius chromosome 14, fPunPun2.1, whole genome shotgun sequence encodes:
- the atg9a gene encoding autophagy-related protein 9A — translation MAHFDTEYQRLEASYSDSPPGEENPLMHVPEGAKSQWHHIENLDLFFQRVYNLHQKNGFTCMLLGEIFELVQLLFVVGFTVFLANCVDYDILFANKFVNHTDSSKVTLPDAFLPVDVCSARIRDNAFVIFVLIISGVFWLHRLIKFLYNVCCYWEIRAFYINALKMTMSELPYATWQEVQARIVEIQKEHQICIHKKELTELDIYHRILRFKNYMVAMVNKSLLPVRFRLPGLEESVFYTRGLKYNFELIFFWGPGSLFENEWSLKPEYKRGGNRLELANRLASRILWIGIANLLLCPVILVWQILYAFFSYTEVIKREPGSLGARCWSLYGRCYLRHFNELDHELMSRLSKGYKPASKYMNCFLSPLLTVVAKNVAFFAGSLLAVLIALTIYDEDVLSVEHVLSSITLLGVCITVCRSFIPDKHMVFCPEQLLRVILAHIHYMPDHWQGNAHRYETRDQFSQLFQYKAVFILEELISPVVTPIILIFCLRRKSLEIIDFFRNFTVEVVGVGDTCSFAQMDIRQHGHPAWMSAGKTEASIYQQAEDGKTELSLMHFAITNPQWQPPQETTHFISQLKERVHREATGASSDTHPLSLSESEPRSLVANLLVGPSTLTSIHFGHDSSLTNQAGLSDGASALRSLSPNSGSLHLRGSLNAAHRASGNTSTMSKAMAGSGTDARTVSSGSSAWEGQLTSLVLSEYASTEMSIHALYMHELHKQQSHGELSRHTWHRQDSDESSDSIPDEVRSVPNPQHRQLPRSHTFPTTVPSPSAIPTSASCISSTALGQEGASSHSIGQQRFADSTKGGKVVRSARGVPMGGWAEEGQAARRHHETLPEESSEDDMPPHIHKIT, via the exons ATGGCGCACTTTGACACAGAGTACCAGCGCCTGGAAGCGTCCTACAGCGACTCTCCCCCTGGAGAAGAGAACCCGCTGATGCATGTACCAGAGGGAGCCAAAT CCCAATGGCACCATATAGAAAACCTGGACCTGTTTTTCCAGAGA GTTTATAATCTGCACCAGAAGAATGGATTCACCTGTATGCTGCTGGGGGAGATCTTTGAGCTTGT TCAACTGCTGTTTGTGGTTGGCTTCACGGTGTTCCTAGCTAACTGTGTGGACTATGACATACTCTTTGCCAACAAGTTTGTAAACCACACTGATTCATCTAAAGTCACGTTGCCTGATGCCTTCCTCCCAGTGGATGTGTGCAGTGCCCG TATCCGAGATAATGCGTTTGTGATCTTCGTGTTAATCATCTCTGGGGTGTTTTGGCTACATCGCCTAATCAAATTCCTTTACAACGTCTGCTGCTACTGGGAGATACGAGCCTTCTACATTAATGCACTCAAGATGACCATG TCAGAGCTTCCCTATGCAACATGGCAGGAGGTTCAGGCCAGGATAGTGGAGATCCAGAAGGAGCACCAGATCTGTATCCATAAAAAGGAGCTGACGGAGCTCGACATTTACCACCGCATCCTCCGCTTTAAAAACTACATG gttgccatggtgaataAATCACTCCTTCCTGTGCGATTTCGACTTCCTGGACTTGAGGAGTCTGTGTTCTACACCCGCGGTCTCAAATACAACTTTGAGCTCATCTTCTTTTGGGGGCCAG GCTCTCTGTTTGAGAACGAGTGGAGCCTTAAACCTGAGTACAAGAGAGGAGGTAACAGGCTTGAGCTGGCAAACAGGCTGGCCTCCCGTATCCTCTGGATTGGGATCGCCAACCTGCTGCTGTGTCCCGTCATTCTGGTGTGGCAGATCCTTTACGCCTTCTTTAGTTATACAGAG GTTATCAAGCGAGAACCTGGTTCTCTGGGAGCGAGATGCTGGTCTCTGTATGGTCGATGTTACCTGCGGCACTTTAATGAGCTGGATCATGAGCTCATGTCACGCCTCAGCAAAGGATACAAG CCGGCATCCAAGTATATGAACTGTTTCCTCTCACCACTGCTGACGGTGGTTGCCAAAAATGTAGCGTTTTTTGCCGGGTCCCTTCTGGCTGTCCTCATCGCCCTGACCATCTATGATGAGGATGTTCTCTCAGTGGAACATGTTCTCTCATCGATCACACTGCTTGGAGTGTGTATCACAGTCTGCAG aTCCTTTATCCCTGATAAGCACATGGTTTTTTGCCCTGAGCAGCTGCTGAGGGTGATCCTGGCTCATATCCACTACATGCCTGACCACTGGCAGGGCAATGCACATAGATATGAGACTCGTGACCAGTTCTCGCAGCTCTTCCAGTACAAAGCA GTGTTCATTCTAGAGGAGCTGATAAGTCCAGTGGTGACTCCCATCATCCTGATCTTCTGCCTGAGGAGGAAGTCCCTGGAGATCATTGATTTCTTCAGGAACTTCACTGTGGAGGTAGTCGGGGTAGGAGACACATGTTCGTTTGCCCAGATGGACATCAGGCAGCATGGACACCCTGCG tgGATGTCTGCGGGGAAGACAGAGGCGTCTATCTATCAACAGGCAGAGGACGGGAAGACAGAATTGTCTCTGATGCACTTTGCCATCACCAACCCCCAGTGGCAGCCTCCACAGGAGACCACACACTTCATCAGCCAATTGAAGGAGCGAGTGCACAGAGAGGCCACAGGGGCCTCTTCTGACACACATCCACTCTCCCTGTCCGAGTCTGAG CCAAGGAGCCTCGTTGCAAATCTTTTGGTGGGTCCCTCCACACTGACGTCCATTCATTTTGGGCACGATAGCTCTCTGACCAATCAAGCAGGCCTGAGTGATGGGGCATCTGCCTTACGCTCCCTCTCCCCAAATAGCGGTAGTCTTCACCTGAGAGGCAGCTTAAATGCAGCTCACAGGGCTTCGGGGAACACGTCAACAATGAGCAAAGCAATGGCAGGCTCTGG AACGGATGCCCGGACCGTGAGCTCAGGCAGCAGTGCATGGGAGGGTCAACTCACCAGTTTGGTCCTGTCCGAGTACGCCTCCACTGAGATGAGCATCCATGCTCTTTACATGCATGAG CTACACAAGCAGCAGTCCCATGGCGAGCTATCCCGTCACACATGGCACAGACAGGACAGTGACGAAAGCAGTGACAGCATCCCTGACGAAGTGAGGAGCGTACCCAACCCTCAACACAGACAATTACCCCGCTCGCACACCTTTCCTACCACAGTACCAAGTCCCAGTGCCATTCCCACGTCAGCCTCGTGCATCAGCAGTACCGCACTGGGCCAAGAGGGGGCATCATCACACAGCATAGGCCAGCAGCGTTTTGCTGACTCCACCAAGG GGGGGAAAGTAGTGAGGTCGGCCCGCGGTGTGCCCATGGGAGGGTGGGCAGAGGAGGGTCAGGCTGCACGACGACACCATGAGACACTACCAGAGGAGAGCTCAGAGGACGACATGCCACCGCACATACACAAG ATTACATAA